The Deltaproteobacteria bacterium genome has a window encoding:
- the sctT gene encoding type III secretion system export apparatus subunit SctT codes for METYLKTLGLNINFPFALIMAGLIWARVLSAVMTIPFLFGKPVPRNVRVGASVMLAVFLYPLLVTKEIAPTDIQDLKLFSLFLKEILFGLSIGFAASIVFYGFEGAGQMIDNQRGVSLARILIPELGEQSSITGAFLFQLTIVTFLVLGGHRLFFRAFAESYQVLPLLQFPESVEGLLPLLDLFMKMTGKIFFIAIQISAPVIIAILITDIILGVANRFAPQINVWELGFNIRGYVGILLLFLSLAFIARQIENYVAESNRDVKAVIMDLRGKILTPSKPAEKPPEEELQKPHPVVPL; via the coding sequence ATGGAAACCTATCTTAAAACACTTGGGTTGAATATCAACTTTCCCTTCGCCCTGATCATGGCGGGTCTTATCTGGGCCCGTGTTCTGAGTGCTGTCATGACAATCCCTTTTCTTTTCGGAAAACCCGTTCCACGCAATGTGCGTGTTGGTGCTTCTGTAATGCTTGCCGTATTTTTATATCCGCTTCTTGTGACGAAAGAGATCGCCCCCACCGATATTCAGGATTTAAAACTCTTCTCCCTGTTTCTAAAAGAGATTCTCTTTGGTTTGAGTATTGGGTTCGCCGCGAGCATTGTTTTTTACGGATTTGAGGGCGCGGGACAGATGATTGATAACCAGCGTGGTGTTTCGCTTGCGCGCATTCTGATTCCCGAACTGGGAGAGCAATCTTCAATTACGGGTGCTTTTCTTTTTCAATTAACCATCGTTACTTTTCTGGTGTTGGGCGGACATCGTCTTTTTTTCAGGGCTTTCGCCGAGAGTTATCAGGTTTTGCCTTTGCTCCAGTTTCCGGAAAGTGTGGAAGGCCTCCTTCCTCTTTTGGATCTTTTTATGAAGATGACGGGCAAGATTTTTTTTATTGCCATTCAAATTTCAGCGCCGGTGATTATTGCGATTTTGATTACCGATATTATTTTGGGTGTTGCCAATCGTTTTGCGCCCCAGATTAATGTCTGGGAACTTGGTTTTAATATCCGTGGCTATGTCGGCATTTTGCTTTTGTTTTTGTCTCTGGCTTTCATTGCGCGTCAGATCGAAAATTATGTGGCGGAATCGAACCGCGATGTAAAAGCGGTGATTATGGATTTAAGAGGCAAAATTCTGACACCTTCAAAACCCGCAGAAAAACCCCCCGAAGAAGAATTGCAAAAACCTCACCCCGTGGTTCCGCTATAG
- the fliQ gene encoding flagellar biosynthesis protein FliQ, with translation MDYFIGIAKQALFLALILTAPPVLIALVVGLIISIVQATTQIQEQTLTFVPKLVAVVFAIIITAELLTGQLLSFTRWLFDNFAQYVK, from the coding sequence ATGGATTATTTTATTGGTATCGCAAAGCAGGCCCTCTTTCTGGCGCTGATTCTAACGGCTCCTCCGGTGCTTATTGCGTTGGTGGTTGGTCTCATTATCAGCATTGTTCAAGCCACCACTCAGATTCAGGAGCAAACACTCACCTTTGTCCCCAAATTGGTTGCCGTTGTTTTCGCCATCATCATCACGGCGGAATTGTTAACGGGTCAGCTTCTCTCTTTCACGCGCTGGTTATTCGATAATTTTGCGCAGTACGTAAAATGA
- a CDS encoding HEPN domain-containing protein, whose amino-acid sequence MSVFTYTSLSSLRRQGSSPRITVRGKLFQLFWIPAGVYPRTGGDGNDKKETGHFVLRSPYVMQFDRIDSMDKKTETWLTLAENDLEFAEQILKNKQRPYYACHQCHQATEKILKAIVQHTTKKIPPRTHNLEMLTRLAKVELSLEQETFLLKLNAHYIGTRYPDDLFQFYREYTAEHAKVIFEKTKELFLWLKNCLT is encoded by the coding sequence ATGTCCGTTTTTACGTATACAAGTTTGTCATCCCTGCGAAGGCAGGGATCCAGTCCCCGTATCACGGTACGGGGCAAGCTTTTTCAACTTTTCTGGATTCCCGCCGGAGTTTATCCTCGCACAGGCGGGGACGGGAATGACAAAAAAGAAACCGGACATTTTGTTTTGCGTTCGCCATATGTAATGCAATTTGATAGGATTGACTCAATGGATAAGAAGACAGAAACATGGCTAACGCTGGCGGAAAATGATCTTGAATTCGCGGAGCAGATTCTCAAGAATAAACAGCGACCTTATTACGCCTGTCACCAATGCCACCAAGCTACTGAAAAAATTCTCAAAGCTATTGTACAGCACACAACAAAAAAGATACCACCACGCACCCATAATCTGGAAATGCTGACCAGATTAGCAAAAGTGGAATTGTCTTTGGAACAAGAAACATTCCTCCTTAAATTGAATGCCCACTATATCGGTACACGTTACCCCGATGACTTATTCCAATTTTACCGGGAATACACGGCAGAGCATGCAAAAGTGATTTTTGAAAAAACAAAGGAGTTATTTTTATGGCTCAAAAATTGTTTAACCTGA
- a CDS encoding nucleotidyltransferase domain-containing protein, with protein sequence MAQKLFNLNDVIKKYVDALFKAGIHPEQILLYGSYAKGTADEWSDIDLAIISEDFASISPIQRLELLALATRGLKAPIEAIGYTSQEIAERGKDSILWEEIQNNHRVLYKAA encoded by the coding sequence ATGGCTCAAAAATTGTTTAACCTGAATGATGTCATCAAGAAATATGTTGACGCTCTTTTCAAGGCGGGGATTCATCCTGAACAGATTCTTTTGTATGGTTCTTATGCTAAGGGAACAGCTGATGAGTGGAGTGATATAGATTTGGCGATTATTTCAGAAGATTTTGCTTCAATTTCTCCAATACAACGTTTGGAATTGTTGGCGTTGGCAACGAGAGGTTTAAAAGCCCCCATCGAAGCTATCGGCTACACGTCTCAAGAGATCGCTGAACGGGGTAAAGATAGTATCCTCTGGGAAGAAATTCAGAACAATCATCGCGTTCTCTACAAGGCGGCCTGA